Below is a genomic region from Neisseria arctica.
GTCCGCGCCAAATCATCGGGCAAAATACCGCCGTCCATAACTTCGGCGCCAATCATGCGCAACAATGCCATCAATTGGTAACGGTTGGCATCATAAATTTTACTTTCCCCCAAAGCATCGCCCGGTTCGGTCAATTCATTGCCGCTGGAAAATACAATAACTTTTAAACGTGCAAACACGGGAACATTCTTATACCCCTGGGAAGCGGCCAAGCCCAAAGCAGCGGCATTCAGGGTGCATCCTTCCGGCAACAACTCTTGCCCTGCATCGATTTCTTCAGCCTTCAGGCGCATATGCTGCCCTGTACGGATATCGGCCTCAACCGAAAGAATATCGCCGTCTATCGTAGTTTGCTCCTGCGGTACGACGGCGCTAGTATTGGCCGGCAGCGGCGCACCGGTAAAAATCCGTACCGCCTGCCCGTGAGATAACGGCATATCGGCAGTTTGCCCTGCTTGAATACGGCTGACTACGGAAAATTGCTTCAAACCCCCTTCGGTATCGCAAACGGCATAGCCGTCCATCGCACTATTATCAAACAAAGGGCTTGGATAGCGGGCATTCAGCGGAGCTGCCAATACACGGTTGGCAGCTTCTCCTAAGGCAAGATTAACGCATTCCAGCGTACAATTATGAGTATCGAATAATTGCCGGCGGGCGGTTTCGAAATCTATCATGTCGGATATTCCATATCTTGTGGTGAGTTGTAATTAGTGAAATCAGCCTCATGCGGAAACATCACTGCTCGGGCGCGCTGTTGCTGCAGCCAACCGCGAATAGTGCGGGCACCGGCATTCAGATAAGTGACTGCGGCAGGCAAAAGCTGCGGACGGACAAACATAATGCTGTAATGCGCACGCGCAGAAGTTTGCGCATAAAACGCATGGCACAAAGGGGATTTACGGGCGGCCGCCGAAAATGTGGCGGCCAAATCCGGCGGCAGATAGGGAGTGTCGCAAGGCACGGTTAACAGCCAATCCGCACTGACCAATTGCAAATCGCTGGCAGCGGTACACAATGCGGCCAAAGGGCCCATCATCTGCCAACGCCGCGCATCGGAGAATACATGCGGGCTGCGCTGTGCGTATTGCTCCAAATTGCGGTTGGCACTGATGGCAATATGTTTTACTTGGGGACGCAGGCAGTCGACCACATGGTCAATAAAAGCTTTGCCTTGCCACTCAATCAAACCTTTGTCTTCGCCCCCCATGCGGCTGCCTTGTCCGCCTGCCAAAATCAATGCCGTAATATTCATTGCGCCTTTTTCCAACTTTGGGCCGCTTGCATATCGGTAGTTTTAGCCTCCACCCAATGAGAACGGCCGTCTGAAAAATGCTCCTGCTTCCAAAACGGGGCTTCTGTTTTAAGGTAATCCATCAGGTATTCGGCAGCGGCAAATGCGGCTTTTCGGTGTTCGGAAGCAACCAATACCAATACTATCTGCTCTTCTGCCGCCAACATTCCCACCCTATGGATAATGGTGCAGGCGGTAAGTGGCCAACGGTTGAAGGCGGAATCGGCAATACGGGCTATTTCCGCTTCCGTTACCTCAGGGAAATGCTCCAAAAATAAATGCGAAAGCGGGGTATCGGTATCTCTATCGCGCACCAATCCGCTAAACGCCACGACGGCTCCGGTATTACGGCTTCGTTGAAGCAACGCCTGATACTCTTCGTTAATGTTGAAATCTTCATGCTGGATACGAATGAGGGTTTTCATATTCAGCCCCCTGTTACCGGGGGCAACAGGCCGACTTCGGCACCTGAAGGGATATAGTCTTCCCAACTGCTGATTTTCTTATTGATGACTAACCGGAAAATCTTGTCTTCTGCCAAAGCCTCGCGCCATACTTCACCGCGTGCATGTAAAAATTCCAACAGCTCCCGACCACTGCCGCCCTGCCATTCCAGCTGTTCCTGTACGGTAGCCAGCTGCTGTTTCAATACACCGAAATAAAGAATCGTAATCATTGTGTTCAAACCATTATCGTATTATTTGTAACCACGGTATTTACAACCGCATTACAAGCCGTCTGAAACGCCTTGCCTGTACCGTTTCCTACCGTGTTATGGAAATATTGTCAGAATTTTACCGCAAAACCCATCTTCATAAGGCTAAAGCGGCATCCTCCCTTTGGCGGATTGCAGCCCGCTTCTTACGGTGATAGGGTATCCATCATTTTTACCAACCTGCCTTATCCATGAATCTGATTGCACGGTTCCGCCGAAAATACACCGCCAGTTTATCCGGGCGACTTAAACTGCTTACCTGTTTGTGGGTAGGCGCGGCTTTGTTTTCCATCGCTTTCACGCTGGTACTTTCATGGCGGCTGGAAGGCGCAGGGGCAGCTATCAACGAGGCGGGCAGCCTGCGTATGCGTACCTACCGTTTGGCTTATCTGGCCGAGCGCCAAGCAGATTATGCGGTGATCGAAGCCCAACTGCAATCTTTCGAAGATGCACTGCATACCATTGAAAAAGGTGACCCCAAACGCCCGCTGTTTCTGCCCGATACACCGCAAATCCACCAAAATATGCATAATATGCAGCAACATTGGTATCAGAATATCAAGCCGAAAATTCAGGCAGGCACCGTACCCGATGCCGCGCAACTCAAACAATTCGTCGGTATTATTGATGACTTTGTTCTTTCGGTAGAAAAAATCAATACCCGCAATACCGAATGGCTCCGCCTTTTTCAGACGGCCTTGATGGTCATGGTATTGGTTGGTGCCGGTGTGATGGTGGTATTACTGTATTTATGGGTAATCCGTCCGATTGATATTTTACGCGAAGGGGTAAGTGCCATCCGCAAAGGCCATTTCGGCACCCGCGTTGCCACCGGCACCGTTGCCGAATTTGACCAATTGGGCAAAGGCTTCAATCAGATGAGCGCACACCTGCAAACTCTCTATACCGACCTTGAAGGCCAAGTGGCTTTGCAAACGCGCAATCTCGAATTAAAAAACCACGAATTGGAAACGCTGTACCAAACCTCAAGCGAACTACACCAATCACAAACCTCCGTAAAAGCCGCCGATAATTTTCTCAATAAAGTATTACCTCAGCTACCGGCTTCGGCAGCCAGTATCCGGCTGCTTGATTTCGATAGGCAACGGATGGATTTAGTTGCCAGCAGTGGCTTGCCTCAAACAATGCAGAATGCTGAGCAATGCGAACATCTTGAAGACTGCCTTTGCGGAAAATCTGCCGCGCGTACAGACGGCTATCCCGTACAGTTTTACGATACGCATCAAAAGGTATCCGGTGAAAATATCGCAAAAACCTTATGCGAGCGTGTCGGCTTTGATGATATCGCTGTTTTCCAGATCCGCTACCAAGAGCAAAAAATCGGTATTCTCACACTGTATTTTTCAGGCGGCCTCAAACTATCCAACCAAGAGACCGCCCTACTCAAAGCACTGTGCGACCAACTCGGCGTAACCATCGCCAATATCCGATTAGTAGAAGAAAGCCGACAATTAGCCGTATTACAAGAGCGTAACCTGATGGCACAAGGCCTGCACGATAGCATTGCCCAAACACTCACCTTTCTCAACCTGCAAGTGCAAATGCTTGAAAGCGCCATGCAGCGCCAAGAACAAGAGCAAGCCGAAGAAAATCTGCGCTTTATCAAAGACGGCGTACAAGAATGCTATGATGACGTACGCGAACTACTACTCAATTTCCGTACCAAAATCAGCCGTAAAGAATTTCCCGAAGCCGTGCATACTCTAATAAAACGCTTCGAACAACAAACCCAGATTCCCGCCGATATCCGTTGGCAGGGAGAAGGCTTTCCCCTTAGCAGCGACGAACAACTTCAAGTGATTTTCATCCTGCAAGAGAGTTTGTCGAACATCCGCAAACATGCCCAAGCCCGACATGTCGACATCCAGATTATCAACGAGCAAGATTTCATACTACGCATCCGCGACAACGGCATCGGTTTTGATACCGCCCGCCTCAAACAAATTTCCGGCGAGCACGTCGGACTGGGCATTATGCACGAGCGCGCACGTCGCATTCATGCAGAACTTAACATACAATCCGGGGTAACCGAAGGTACTGAAATCACCCTTACCCTGCCACATCACGAAAGAACCGTAACATGAGCCATATTAAAATTGCATTAATCGATGACCACACACTATTTCGCAGCGGAATCAAAGCATTGCTTTCAAGACAGAACGATTTTGAAATCGTCGGCGAAGCTGCCGATGGCCTAGCCGGAGTCAAGTTGGTAGAGCAGGTGTGTCCCGACATTGTACTACTGGATTTGGATATGCCCGTAATGAACGGCCGCGAAGCCTTGGCACAAATCCTTAGTGCCAAGCCCGAACAAACCGTAGTGATGCTGACCGTATCGGAAGACAGCGACGATCTCACCGAATGTATGCGTATCGGCGCACGCGGCTTTCTGCTGAAAAATATCAATGCCGACTTTTTACTTGAAAGCATCCGCAAAGCCGTAGACGGTGATAACGTTTTTTCGCCCGAAATGACGGCACGCCTGGTTCAATCGCTGATTTCCCCCACCACTCCGCCAAAAAACCAAGAATTAGCCAGCCTAACACCTAGGGAAATGGAAATTCTCGGCCACTTGGCCGCGGGCCACAGTAATAAAGTGATTGCCCGCCATTTGGATTTAGCCGAATCCACTATTAAAGTACACGTGCAAAATATCTTACGTAAACTTGAGCTAACCAGCCGAGTACAGGCAGCCGTATATGCCGTACAGCACAACGTACCGCAACCGGACTAGAAAACATAGCCGAGCACAAAAATGAAGCGGTAAGCCCGTTTCACTTTCCTTGTATTCGGGTAAATCAACCTTAAAAAAAGAGACCCTTCCGGGTCTCTTTTCAGACGGCATTATTTCAATTGCGGCTCACTTTCACCAAACTAACATCTTTTGTCTCGTGTACGCTCCATAATGCCAATAACGATAAAATACCGTTTACGGCCAAATAAACGCCTACACCCATTAAACCGTAATTTTCATTCAATTTAATCGCCACAATAGTTGCAATCGACGCTCCGACAATAGCGGCAAAATTATATGCAAGCGATGCGCCCGAATAGCGTACTTCAGTAGGGAAAAGCTCAGGCAACAAAGCGGCCATCGGGCCGAAAGTACAACCCATCAACACCATACCGACCAAAATAAAAGCCAAAACACTGACAGGTGTACCGTTCAGCAGAAACAAGGGCATCGCCAAACCGAAAATAATAATAAGCAAGGTTATGCCGATCAACCAAGCACGGCGGCCGATTTTATCTGCAAAAATACCTGAAATACTGGTAAAAATACCAAACACCACCGCTCCGATCATCAAAAATCCGGTAAAGGTATTTGCCGCGATACCCAAACCCGTAGGATGTCCTGACGGCGACAAAGCCACAGGGCTTTTAGAATAAACCTGCACAAATGCCGTCATCACATAAAACAGCACATACGTTGCAGTCATGATAAACGTACCCTGCAGAATCGGCTTGATATGCTTCACCATCACCTCTTTTACCGGCGCATCCACTTTCAAACCTTTATCTTCAACTTCTTTAAAGACATGGCTTTCATGCAGCGTCAGGCGCATATAAAGACCGATTAACACCAAAACAATCGAAATTAGAAAAGGAATACGCCAAGCCCATTCAACCAACGCATCGGCACCAAAAATCGCACTCACGCCGAAAAAGGCACCGTTAGCCAATAACAGACCGATGGGTGCTCCCAATTGCGGAAATGTACCGAACCAGGCACGCTTGCCCTCGGGAGCGTTTTCCGTAGCAACCAGAGCCGCACCGCCCCATTCTCCGCCTAAGCCAAGCCCCTGCCCGATACGGCAGATACACAAAAACAAAGGTGCCCAAATACCGATACTTTGATAAGTGGGCAACAAACCGATGGCAACGGTAGAAATCCCCATAGTTAGCAAAGAAGCCACTAAAGTTTTCTTACGGCCAATTTTATCGCCGAAATGTCCGAAAAGTGCCGATCCCAAAGGGCGGGCAAAAAAAGCCAAAGCCAATGTGGAAAGTGAAAGCAAAATAGCAACGCCGGGGTTGCTTTTGTCGAAGAACTGGGTATTGAACACCAGCACAGCTGCTGCCGCATAGATATAGTAATCGTAAAATTCGATAGCCGTACCGATCATTGAGGCAACCGCCACTTTGTACGGATCGTTGCGCAACACGGCCTCTTGCCCGTCTGCACCCCGGGTAATATTACTCATTTTCAGATGCACTCCAAAATATTGTCTGTTAAATAAACACCGCTTATTTGCCGTCGGATAGACAGTTAACCCGGAGTTGTGCATCTGTGCTTTGTGAGCGAGATATCCCTCGGAATAAGCATATGGTAGTGCGTTCTTCAGGCCAATCAGGTTTTGCGGCAGTATCGTACCCAATATAGCAAGTTTACAAAAAACCATCAATTGTAAACTTAGGTAACTCCGGAGCCATTCATGCCGTCTGAAAATTTTCGGCATTGCGGTGGTTGTTTTTCTCTAAAACAATACCTCACCGGTGCAGCCAAACCATTTTTTTTATGGCATGATTCAACAGTTCACCCTTTTCCGCCGGGTTCGATAACACCCGCGCTATGCGCCATATCGGAAGATTTATTATGCAAACCCTTATTCAATCCGTTCAGCAGGAACTGCGTCTAAAAAAGCAGCAAGCCGTAGACGCCTACCGTGAGAATCGTCAGCCCAATCTTTTTTTCGAACGATACGGCAATGCGCTAGATACTGCATTGGGTACGCTATGGGCTGAATTTTTTGCAGGCAGGCCTTTATGTTTGCTGGCAACCGGCGGTTACGGACGCGGCGAAATGTATCCCTTTTCAGATTTGGATTTAGCTATTGTTTCCGAAGAGGCGCTTACCGAAGGCGAACAAGAAAATATCGCTCTGTTTATACAAACCTTATGGGATATGCAACTGGCTCCGGCTGTAAAAGCCGGTAGTATCAACGAATTATGCGCAAGCGCCGCCGAAGATATTACGGGCGATACTGCTTTTTTAGAAGCGCGTTTTTTATGCGGTAGCCATCTCGTAGCTGAAAAAATGTTTATCCATTTGGGCTTCCAACGAGATACCGCCACTTTTATCGAAGCCAAATTAGTAGAAATGCAGCAAAGGCACGATAAATCCCAAGGCTCCGGCGCTGTCTTAGAACCCAACGTCAAAACGTGCCCGGGCGGGCTGCGCGACATTCATACAATGCTATGGCTAGCTAAAGTACAAGGCTTGGAAGCCGATATTCATACCCTGATCAGCCAAGGCATTATTACCCGCACCGAAGCGGGTATGCTGATGAACAGCCATAAACAGCTGGCTAAAATACGTATCGACCTGCACCTGACAGCAGGACGGGAAGAAGACCGGCTGATTTTCGACCTGCAAACCCAAGTGGCCGCTAATCAAGGGCTGCAAGACGACAAGCGAAATATCAAAAGTGAGAAACTGATGCGGGCGCTTTACCGTGCCACCAAGACAGTCAAACAGCTCAACGGCATTCTACTACCCATGTTGCGCGGTCGCGTATATTCTCGCCTGCCGCGAATCGTTTACGATATCGATGAAGACTATTATCAAGTGGGCAACCAAATCGCTGCCAAAGATAAAAAATTATTTATCAAAAAGCCTACCCATATTTTCAAAATCATCCAGCTTTTGCAAAGCCGCAACGATCTCACCGACATTGCCCCGCAAACCCTGCGTGCTTGGTGGGCTGCCTCACAACGTATCAATGAAGACTTTTACCAAAATCGGGTCAACCGCGAACGTTTTATCAGTTTTTTCAAACAAGGCAGCGGCCTTACCCACGTTGCCCGTTTTCTGAACCTGTATGGCGTGCTAGGACGTTACCTGCCTGCCTGGGGAAAAATCGTCGGGCTATTACAGCATGATTTGTTTCACATCTATCCGGTAGACGACCATATTCTGATGGTTTTGCGCAACATGAGGCGGCTGGCTATGGATGCC
It encodes:
- the glp gene encoding gephyrin-like molybdotransferase Glp; the encoded protein is MIDFETARRQLFDTHNCTLECVNLALGEAANRVLAAPLNARYPSPLFDNSAMDGYAVCDTEGGLKQFSVVSRIQAGQTADMPLSHGQAVRIFTGAPLPANTSAVVPQEQTTIDGDILSVEADIRTGQHMRLKAEEIDAGQELLPEGCTLNAAALGLAASQGYKNVPVFARLKVIVFSSGNELTEPGDALGESKIYDANRYQLMALLRMIGAEVMDGGILPDDLARTEAALGFAAKKFDVIVTSGGASVGEADYLKQAIENVGHLTTHTLAIKPGKPFAWGSIARTNVFILPGNPVATFVTAHMLLLPVLNKMMGKNPRHWQLPVITAKAAFNTAKPIKRREFLRVMVETDEAGDTVARLLPNQGSAMLSTCARAHAFCEVPPGETISEGQKVNIHLLPD
- the mobA gene encoding molybdenum cofactor guanylyltransferase MobA; the protein is MNITALILAGGQGSRMGGEDKGLIEWQGKAFIDHVVDCLRPQVKHIAISANRNLEQYAQRSPHVFSDARRWQMMGPLAALCTAASDLQLVSADWLLTVPCDTPYLPPDLAATFSAAARKSPLCHAFYAQTSARAHYSIMFVRPQLLPAAVTYLNAGARTIRGWLQQQRARAVMFPHEADFTNYNSPQDMEYPT
- a CDS encoding molybdenum cofactor biosynthesis protein MoaE, with the translated sequence MKTLIRIQHEDFNINEEYQALLQRSRNTGAVVAFSGLVRDRDTDTPLSHLFLEHFPEVTEAEIARIADSAFNRWPLTACTIIHRVGMLAAEEQIVLVLVASEHRKAAFAAAEYLMDYLKTEAPFWKQEHFSDGRSHWVEAKTTDMQAAQSWKKAQ
- a CDS encoding MoaD/ThiS family protein, with product MITILYFGVLKQQLATVQEQLEWQGGSGRELLEFLHARGEVWREALAEDKIFRLVINKKISSWEDYIPSGAEVGLLPPVTGG
- a CDS encoding type IV pili methyl-accepting chemotaxis transducer N-terminal domain-containing protein, translated to MNLIARFRRKYTASLSGRLKLLTCLWVGAALFSIAFTLVLSWRLEGAGAAINEAGSLRMRTYRLAYLAERQADYAVIEAQLQSFEDALHTIEKGDPKRPLFLPDTPQIHQNMHNMQQHWYQNIKPKIQAGTVPDAAQLKQFVGIIDDFVLSVEKINTRNTEWLRLFQTALMVMVLVGAGVMVVLLYLWVIRPIDILREGVSAIRKGHFGTRVATGTVAEFDQLGKGFNQMSAHLQTLYTDLEGQVALQTRNLELKNHELETLYQTSSELHQSQTSVKAADNFLNKVLPQLPASAASIRLLDFDRQRMDLVASSGLPQTMQNAEQCEHLEDCLCGKSAARTDGYPVQFYDTHQKVSGENIAKTLCERVGFDDIAVFQIRYQEQKIGILTLYFSGGLKLSNQETALLKALCDQLGVTIANIRLVEESRQLAVLQERNLMAQGLHDSIAQTLTFLNLQVQMLESAMQRQEQEQAEENLRFIKDGVQECYDDVRELLLNFRTKISRKEFPEAVHTLIKRFEQQTQIPADIRWQGEGFPLSSDEQLQVIFILQESLSNIRKHAQARHVDIQIINEQDFILRIRDNGIGFDTARLKQISGEHVGLGIMHERARRIHAELNIQSGVTEGTEITLTLPHHERTVT
- a CDS encoding response regulator — its product is MSHIKIALIDDHTLFRSGIKALLSRQNDFEIVGEAADGLAGVKLVEQVCPDIVLLDLDMPVMNGREALAQILSAKPEQTVVMLTVSEDSDDLTECMRIGARGFLLKNINADFLLESIRKAVDGDNVFSPEMTARLVQSLISPTTPPKNQELASLTPREMEILGHLAAGHSNKVIARHLDLAESTIKVHVQNILRKLELTSRVQAAVYAVQHNVPQPD
- a CDS encoding MFS transporter; translation: MSNITRGADGQEAVLRNDPYKVAVASMIGTAIEFYDYYIYAAAAVLVFNTQFFDKSNPGVAILLSLSTLALAFFARPLGSALFGHFGDKIGRKKTLVASLLTMGISTVAIGLLPTYQSIGIWAPLFLCICRIGQGLGLGGEWGGAALVATENAPEGKRAWFGTFPQLGAPIGLLLANGAFFGVSAIFGADALVEWAWRIPFLISIVLVLIGLYMRLTLHESHVFKEVEDKGLKVDAPVKEVMVKHIKPILQGTFIMTATYVLFYVMTAFVQVYSKSPVALSPSGHPTGLGIAANTFTGFLMIGAVVFGIFTSISGIFADKIGRRAWLIGITLLIIIFGLAMPLFLLNGTPVSVLAFILVGMVLMGCTFGPMAALLPELFPTEVRYSGASLAYNFAAIVGASIATIVAIKLNENYGLMGVGVYLAVNGILSLLALWSVHETKDVSLVKVSRN
- the glnD gene encoding [protein-PII] uridylyltransferase, whose protein sequence is MQTLIQSVQQELRLKKQQAVDAYRENRQPNLFFERYGNALDTALGTLWAEFFAGRPLCLLATGGYGRGEMYPFSDLDLAIVSEEALTEGEQENIALFIQTLWDMQLAPAVKAGSINELCASAAEDITGDTAFLEARFLCGSHLVAEKMFIHLGFQRDTATFIEAKLVEMQQRHDKSQGSGAVLEPNVKTCPGGLRDIHTMLWLAKVQGLEADIHTLISQGIITRTEAGMLMNSHKQLAKIRIDLHLTAGREEDRLIFDLQTQVAANQGLQDDKRNIKSEKLMRALYRATKTVKQLNGILLPMLRGRVYSRLPRIVYDIDEDYYQVGNQIAAKDKKLFIKKPTHIFKIIQLLQSRNDLTDIAPQTLRAWWAASQRINEDFYQNRVNRERFISFFKQGSGLTHVARFLNLYGVLGRYLPAWGKIVGLLQHDLFHIYPVDDHILMVLRNMRRLAMDAHSHELPFASALMNSFEHKYILYLAAVFHDIAKGRGGDHSEQGMADARDFARDHFMPETDSDLLVWLVENHLLMSATAQKEDIQDPDVIARFCSKVQSQERLNALYLLTVADIRGTNPKLWNDWKANLLQNLFHAAARHFAGETRDRSVIVSRRQKSAQELLSHTGTPEKQQKKLWQVLGPAYFVRHESQEILWHCANLVHNIETAQARSRISPDGNTLQVMVFMPNAARVFARLCRIFSHHGLNILSARAYVTEHNYLLDTFIVQIPARHQSSDYPYIQSALEAELNNFIHGFHTEDDATCGIRSRRSRHLPIAPHIVLTPEENRPGWYTLELIAVNRPYLLANIAEVLSDQNISLRYAKITTLDERVEDSFVLYCPHLENPKNQLELKRALLEQLSN